Genomic window (Corynebacterium simulans):
CGAACGCTGGCGAGGCACCGCTGACCGTCAACGTTGACGATGTTGCCAAGGCCACCGTCAAGGCAATCTTGAACGGCACGCAGTCCATCTACGTACACCCACTGTTCGAGTACGTCTCCTTGGCCTTCAAGTTCATCCCACAATCCATCTTCCGAAAGCTGCCTTTCTAATTCCAGCAATCATCCCGAATGTGGGAAACTAGTGTGCATGACTAGCCCAGCAACCATGCACTCCATGCACACTGAACACACCCGTGCCACGGATTACAACGCCGACGAGCTTTCAACTAAGTCGGCTCTGCTGGGCATAGCGGCGGCTGCCCTTGGCGGGGCGGTCGTCGCTCTCCTCGGTTTTTATGTCTTCAAGACGGTCTCCCTGCCGGCTTTTAGTACCTCCATGGTCACCCGTGCGCTGTGCACGGTCGGCATTGTTTTGACCCTCTTGCTGGTCGGCGTGCTCTGCGTGAAGTGGATTTATGACACCCACCGTCCTGCTTTCACGCGGCCTAAGTGGCGCACGTGGCTGACCTACGCGGCGTGCTATCTCTCGCCTGCCTTGCTAGTGCTTTCTGCCATCGGTCTGCCGCTTTCCGCCTCCAAGCTGTGGCTGGACGGTGTGCAGGTGGACCAGGTCTTCCGCACCCAGTTCCTGACCCGCACCACGGATCAGATGGGCTACGCCGACATGAACTACGAGGGCCTTCCCACCTTCTACCCCATGGGCTGGTTCTGGCTCGGCGGCCGCGTGGCCAACCTTTTGCACATGCCTGGTTGGGAGGTCTTCCAGCCGTGGGCGCTGATTTCCATCTCGATGTGTGGCTGCCTGCTCGTTCCGCTCTGGCAGCGCTTGGTGGGCTCGCTTCCAGTTGCCACCGCAATCGCGCTCGTGACCACCGCCGTCACGCTCACAGTCAACGCTGAGGAGCCTTATTCCGCGGTCATCGCCATGGGCGTTCCGGCAGTAGCCGTGCTGGCTGCCCGTGCCTTCAACGGCTCCTGGCTTTCTACCTTGGGCATGGCCCTGTACCTGGGTTTCTCCGCCTGTTTCTACACCTTGTTCACCGGCGCCATCGCACTGACCGTGGTCTCGTTGGTTGCTATCGTCACCGCAATCTACGAGCGCTCCCTGCGCCCCCTCGTACACCTGGTGGTCATCGGCGTCGGCTCGCTGGCCATCGCCGCCATTGCCTGGACGCCTTATCTGCTCGCCACCCTCCGCGCAGAGGCGCCACTGGAGTCCGCCGCTCAGCATTACCTGCCGGAGGAAGGAACCCAAATTCCGGTGCCTTTCCTCTCCTTCAGCATCATCGGCGCGCTCTGCCTCATCGGCCTTATCTACATGGCCATGCGCCTGGAAGACGCCGCAGTACGCGCCCTTGTCATCGCCACCTTGGGTACCTACCTCTGGGTCGTGATGTCCATGGTGGTCACCCTGGCCGGCTCCACCCTGCTGGGCTTCCGCTTGGAGAGCATCATCGTGCTGCTTTTCGCCACCGCCGGCGTTCTTTGTCTGGCAGAAATCCGCCTGCTGGGCATTCCCACGTTGTACCCGGCGCGCTTTAGTGAGACCACCAACAAGCGCATCACCGCGGTGTTCGCCGTCTTCTTGGTATTCGGCGGAATCTACTACGCGCAGCACATCCCGGAAGCCAACGAGGATGCCCTCGACCACGCTTATACCGATACCGACGGCAACGGCGAGCGCGCCGACCGCTTTGC
Coding sequences:
- a CDS encoding galactan 5-O-arabinofuranosyltransferase translates to MTSPATMHSMHTEHTRATDYNADELSTKSALLGIAAAALGGAVVALLGFYVFKTVSLPAFSTSMVTRALCTVGIVLTLLLVGVLCVKWIYDTHRPAFTRPKWRTWLTYAACYLSPALLVLSAIGLPLSASKLWLDGVQVDQVFRTQFLTRTTDQMGYADMNYEGLPTFYPMGWFWLGGRVANLLHMPGWEVFQPWALISISMCGCLLVPLWQRLVGSLPVATAIALVTTAVTLTVNAEEPYSAVIAMGVPAVAVLAARAFNGSWLSTLGMALYLGFSACFYTLFTGAIALTVVSLVAIVTAIYERSLRPLVHLVVIGVGSLAIAAIAWTPYLLATLRAEAPLESAAQHYLPEEGTQIPVPFLSFSIIGALCLIGLIYMAMRLEDAAVRALVIATLGTYLWVVMSMVVTLAGSTLLGFRLESIIVLLFATAGVLCLAEIRLLGIPTLYPARFSETTNKRITAVFAVFLVFGGIYYAQHIPEANEDALDHAYTDTDGNGERADRFASDSSQDYLKIREFIDSHGYAPNATTVMTDEKLFMAYHPYWGFNAFTSHYANPLGEFSARNAQIEAWGKDSWEQTPAEFQKALDSAKWNGPDVVIFRGSLEEPGDGFKIHLAEDIYPNQPNVRYRAVFFNPDVFEEGWDTKQVGPFVVAVRSH